Genomic DNA from Nitrosospira lacus:
TGATCACCGGGAAGGGAACCTGGGCGATGATTTGCGCGATTTCCTGCGAATCCGGGTCATCCTCCGGCACCGCCAGCAGCACCGTGCTGGCAGCCCCAAGCTGGGCATGGAGCGTGCTCAGCTGCTCCAGCCGCTCGCGCGAGGCCGGCCAGGAGAACAGGACCAGCAGCACGTTCTTCTGGTTGCGGAAGTCTTTGAGGGTGCCGCTTGAGCCGTCGTGCGCGGTATAGGAGAAGTTGGGCGGGCCCAGGGACGGCTGGGGCTGGTCGGGCACGACGCGCGGGCTCATCAGGCGTGCCTGGTAGCCGCGCGACATGGCGTGCAGGAAGTTGACCACGTCCCAGCGCTCTTCTTCCGAGAGTTTGTCGGCAAATACCGGCATGCCGGTATCGGGAATGCCGAAGGTCAGCCAGTGGAAGAAGTCGCCCGCGGTATGCTTGGCGGTGTGCGGTTCGGTCAGCATGTCCACCGGGGGCTTGGCAAAGGTCTTGGCCAGCACGCCGTTGCCCTTGCCCTGGAGGCCATGGCAGGCCACGCAGTTCTCGGCGAACAGGGTGGAGCCGTTGGCAATGGAGATGGTGTCGAACGGCACCGGGGTCTTGCGATAGGTTTCCGGGTAGGCATCGATGGCCAGCGGCGGCAGGCCCACCGCCAAGGCAAGCACCGCGACCAGCGCCGGGATGCCGATGCGCCGCTTCCTGTCCCAGTGCCGGGCGCGCCCGTAGGCGATCGCGCCGGCGGCCAGGACCAAGAGGGCGATTCCTGTCCAGGCGCGCAGCATGACGCTCTCTTCTCCCCAGGTGGCGGCCAGGGAGAAGCGGAATGAGTAGGGCCAGGTCTGGATGATGGCGTGCTTGGCCGGGACGGTGTTGGCCACGATGGTGGCCAGGAGTACGATCCCCAGTCCGAGGATGAATTCGACGCTGACCCACTTGCGCAGCCGCTGTCCCGCCGCCAGGGCCTTGTCCGCGTTCTGCGGCGAGATCTGGGAGAGCAGCGGCAGCCAGGTGGCGCGCGCACGCGCGGCGATGACCAGGACTACGGCCAGCAGGCCGATCTTGGCATTGAGCAGCCAGCCGTACTGGGTGGATACCATGGCGGCGTAGGTGGTGTCGACCATGCGGTCGGTGATGATGATGCCGGTGGCGATGACGGCCAGCATGACCGGCAGGGCCATGACCGAGAAGCGCTTGAGCGCCTGGGCGCCGGCCTGCACCGCTTCTTCGCGCGCCTGGAACAGTTCGTGGATGCGGGTGATGGCACCGGTCTGGATGCCGGGGTGGGGGGCCGCATGCACGGGAGTGGTGCAGGCGAAGCAGACGACGAGGAAAGCCGGCAGTGCGCCGAACCAGACGCTGGCCAGGATGATGTGCAGGGCGTAGGGCAGGATCGAGGCCACCGAGAGTTC
This window encodes:
- a CDS encoding CopD family protein produces the protein MIEVIATLLRWLQLASNMILVGSCVFLAIAGSFHSPWVTRLQRALPWLGLLLLVGLLGILITTTAQATGVAENAWRPQAWLALMQNTRMGHIWAGRALLALLVAGIALYIRYAPAARWRYLLCATVASLTLVVGSLASHSAAEELSVASILPYALHIILASVWFGALPAFLVVCFACTTPVHAAPHPGIQTGAITRIHELFQAREEAVQAGAQALKRFSVMALPVMLAVIATGIIITDRMVDTTYAAMVSTQYGWLLNAKIGLLAVVLVIAARARATWLPLLSQISPQNADKALAAGQRLRKWVSVEFILGLGIVLLATIVANTVPAKHAIIQTWPYSFRFSLAATWGEESVMLRAWTGIALLVLAAGAIAYGRARHWDRKRRIGIPALVAVLALAVGLPPLAIDAYPETYRKTPVPFDTISIANGSTLFAENCVACHGLQGKGNGVLAKTFAKPPVDMLTEPHTAKHTAGDFFHWLTFGIPDTGMPVFADKLSEEERWDVVNFLHAMSRGYQARLMSPRVVPDQPQPSLGPPNFSYTAHDGSSGTLKDFRNQKNVLLVLFSWPASRERLEQLSTLHAQLGAASTVLLAVPEDDPDSQEIAQIIAQVPFPVITQGAPEIVRSYTLFRRTLNKPDLLGEGTLPRHMEFLVDRFGYLRARWIPEADGPGWDNTGMLMQQLAQLNREKEILPPPGDHVH